From Lycium ferocissimum isolate CSIRO_LF1 chromosome 12, AGI_CSIRO_Lferr_CH_V1, whole genome shotgun sequence, one genomic window encodes:
- the LOC132040956 gene encoding uncharacterized mitochondrial protein AtMg01250-like encodes MGFSERVIDMVFKIISNNYYSVLVNGQQHGFIQSSRGVKQEDPLYPTLFIFVADVLSKNLNQLHQKPHFKGFGMPKWNSKVNHLSYADDMIIFTSADVVSLQLILDILKKYETTSSQKINMEKSSVYMHTNVPGDIR; translated from the coding sequence ATGGGATTCTCAGAAAGGGTGATAGATATGGttttcaaaatcataagcaataatTACTATTCAGTTTTGGTGAATGGGCAACAACATGGATTTATTCAGTCCTCAAGAGGCGTAAAGCAAGAGGACCCTTTGTACCCTACTTTATTCATTTTTGTAGCTGATGTTTTATCCAAGAATTTGAATCAACTACATCAGAAGCCTCATTTTAAAGGGTTTGGAATGCCTAAGTGGAATTCAAAAGTAAATCATTTGTCCTATGCTGATGATATGATCATTTTTACATCAGCAGATGTTGTTTCTCTACAGTTGATCTTGgatattttgaagaaatatgAAACAACTTCTAGCCAAAAGATTAACATGGAGAAGAGTTCTGTCTACATGCATACAAATGTCCCTGGAGACATTAGATAA